One genomic region from Yamadazyma tenuis chromosome 4, complete sequence encodes:
- the CLB2 gene encoding G2/mitotic-specific cyclin (EggNog:ENOG503NX52; COG:D), with protein MNDENGYKVIRGKDEVQTSSSSESLLLQPAAQSQSHSQIQQQTQNDANDLKLNDAHEERTNGANKRKLQERIYLGDISSQYGAGSKTGQPQTSLDLQTKRKPLGGKSLPLQQRKNNVITSDLAIPSRLPQKRQATESSTNLVEKLNVNDYKKSKVVDYEWDDLDEEDMDDPLMVSEYVNEIYPYLHELECKTLPDPQYIFKQRHLKPKMRSILVDWLVEMHSRFRLLPETFYLAINIMDRFMSLEIVQIDKLQLLATGSLFIAAKYEEVFSPSVKNYSYFTDGSFAEEEILQAEKYILTILEFELNYPNPMNFLRRISKADDYDVQTRTLGKYLLEVTVVDYKFIGMLPSLCAASAMYIGRSIMGKFPLWNGNLIHYSGGYKVEDMKDCINMIIQYLISPVEHDEFFKKYSTKKFMKASILCRSWAKKIIAEKKDIFENANE; from the coding sequence ATGAATGATGAGAATGGCTATAAAGTAATAAGAGGGAAAGATGAAGTGCAAACTTCTAGTTCAAGCGAATCCCTTTTGTTACAACCTGCTGCCCAATCACAATCACATTCACAaatacaacaacaaactCAGAATGACGCCAATGACCTTAAATTGAATGATGCACACGAAGAACGTACAAACGGGGCGAATAAAAGAAAGTTGCAAGAGAGAATATatcttggtgatatttCTAGTCAATATGGAGCCGGATCCAAAACTGGACAACCTCAAACGTCTCTTGATTTAcaaaccaaaagaaaaccTTTAGGTGGGAAATCTTTACCGTTGCAACAGAGAAAGAACAACGTAATAACCAGTGACTTGGCTATTCCTTCCAGGTTGCCACAAAAGAGGCAAGCCACGGAATCTTCCACTAATCTCgtggaaaagttgaacGTCAATGATTACAAAAAATCTAAAGTCGTCGATTATGAATGGGACgatttggatgaagaagatatgGACGATCCTTTAATGGTAAGTGAATATGTGAATGAAATCTATCCATATTTACACGAGCTCGAATGCAAGACATTACCTGACCCCCAAtacattttcaaacaaaGACACCTCAAGCCAAAAATGAGATCAATTTTGGTAGATTGGTTAGTGGAGATGCATTCAAGATTCAGGCTATTGCCAGAAACTTTTTACCTAGCGATCAACATAATGGATAGATTCATGTCATTGGAAATTGTTCAGATTGATAAATTGCAATTGTTAGCAACTGGTTCATTGTTCATTGCTGCTAAATATGAAGAAGTCTTCAGTCCTTCCGTCAAGAACTATTCTTATTTCACTGATGGTTCATTTGCAGAAGAGGAAATCTTACAAGCGGAAAAGTATATTTTGACTATACTTGAATTCGAATTGAATTACCCCAATCCCATGAATTTTTTGAGAAGAATATCTAAGGCAGATGATTATGATGTTCAAACAAGAACTTTGGGTAAATACCTTCTTGAGGTTACCGTTGTTGACTACAAATTTATTGGTATGTTGCCATCTTTATGTGCAGCTAGTGCCATGTACATTGGTAGATCAATCATGGGTAAATTTCCTCTTTGGAATGGAAATTTGATCCACTATTCTGGAGGGTATAAGGTAGAAGATATGAAGGATTGTATCAATATGATTATCCAATACCTAATATCACCTGTGGAGCATGACGAATTTTTTAAGAAGTATTCAACTAAAAAATTTATGAAAGCAAGCATATTATGCAGAAGTTGGGCCAAAAAGATAATAGCTGAGAAGAAGGATATCTTTGAAAATGCTAATGAGTAA
- the SSN2 gene encoding mediator of RNA polymerase II transcription subunit 13 (EggNog:ENOG503NWJR; COG:K), which produces MEGINASKVNTNYYKFGHITGVKYASYQLNTNNDQALLELELAIRYKYPSILITYYNKGLYYFQFEHNSNSIDLSKEYPELVLKTTKSISVELLCASPKPSQNQTQSTPSNNQCNDSASSENGMASAQSISEHSPYISVSLLKSIKKLILYRLSQEGSARIFGNSAVISIDEVTNHVIFIEPMISTNGDLLLCVIQKSALQLYDSSVLSIDAPEDELSPNFIIYLTPSGIRCHLFDNFKVLNSFTYTPPKNHENVLSLLKLATGIDLSIEPNLLWVKLIPNLQHLNNQTSKIAKFIHTVDNKKYIMWPWKLCLLQFGRYERSIDFESDSLANAEYSNQEIKYSDPLGLISEFMDFSIATKQQMQQNHQHLQNTGTIHNISTFNAPSVMSTGMSSAEHKNDLQMENNEIQMIPDLFEGIPHPVGVDFFDEKMMGNITELDDDRDIGMEDTSMISEDKNGLPDEGNDEMDDLFGGYSGSEDTDGKDETKQESDDNNLGLIENESKKDNVEDILKSSIDDLSFSGEDDLFNGRSSKLSFSNESTTFDIPKDQMAISLKDSTPYDDPGAPLPIMPTPMIPPPFDKSKVNPVSAGIDSDVAISQSAFSPILFNPLIKSNVDDKYGKGGKFYYNQNSETPIKKLRATSVIGLDLRSSGTFESPDRKGLGIEYLPESKVFFDSEEDEKIQEGEEDVPQGGTIAHSRRGEVEGNDDEEESVDGGPGEGDDDDIDDDDDDDDEEEESDEDADINLGKDSPLRLNMQSEPLQFQNPTGVPSVREPPGTVKTSHLLNTNTFNSGGFSSPLSTTLFTQSTKLNALPKFDSPFAIHDSPLDEKNKYNSPLTMDNDEFKRQTPISMPSTSVPTMNPTADGSSSNESTANSISESSNCLPLILRGVNIATIPDEFLLNNIMGAIKMSATASDFNMDVDQDEEDTEVSKKNEMVIKVDYLNEFLNWLGPNLIFDLGLNNIRKNLTSNIPQPFKDYQPKDNSRLIECELIPEKFEKVLMDAFPFTYKIKLEELLSDISELKDKEEYSMDNQLSFLDDITNDEILNPKSKLRKLGTIEWDSIYLDNPRNDEGFKEYAQVMKEISEMSLLDVSESIKTLNENKIRVLKNKSDIINLNSISIRFWKYLNFDPIFGPKNFQILMISETLNDNSNNTYNQDFIDSLIYNYNDCNFGNISKVSLQTIEARPDLESINNGLLSINKNDDNYNHIYRQMNKKLNSLAELIQLDLINKTNRFEFDRPLLLMFINFNKNFNSLVEISKICRNFKTFLKRHQLPLVQVFSKIIPSEHIIREINGQRVLKHTSNYMLTKLAMNLYNQCPNPIKTIGPNNIVDTSLNLFTNIVKEPVSKLNFKFFNNNASNKDTSSDDDAFLHLAYERSIDKNWVSAAWSDPLGIVTYTKSWCNSASLLKSTNSQATSNSNGHGDVGINRNVHDLYSISDQILEISNDLFKKLNDEIIKRTSGLGGRKFLVLTRVNSIIPDDELVHWKRLSVKYKDISLIVLSVNGTPKASLTETTITSDGIKNGASNLDQSANNDLVSIDIEDGTRDLITEEGMSRQGIKMDPQESANDFFKNFNNMSSSNNPSPNNSNLMISPSNNFSFGLNNASNFLSPDVQGVLGGQTQNGDSSKIDQIYNGSFDLKDVTLQDPSDSIVGIVPMTSVPSLNTPTRPAMGVGYLLKKVDPLKPDYLIFDINLLSCSNYWNLKSLMKIILNHYKKLITLNDILCTRSILGAFGDEVERENYISSGIVPWHITALKKSMAEESTQDLLYIYGSGNEGHTEMLDEEDISLYSDDSMFRTDFSPLKASSPVKPIDKKTPLKKQIFVPKVPDGGSPFTPGNIRKAGRGVVGSSIRGSPLKQAFNNLSDTSIHQNVRNFMNKTVVEPDSPYIEDNEEKTDLLIRETHKLINDIPKSMGNKELEDHQSLLTDSIHRLIKKCQSISIENESLKNNNDQIIITQLNAKVNGLTKSNEMHKQEIAKQSEEFINMLNESNQLKRENELLRTKLIKYKSLYEGKSRLRERSSDKENVRSNPPLISKKVSPKNLSAGSDRLVHLYNDMAEILNKEKRSRPPLNAYHDVGNIESVSAVNDGKEERDIDMANMESNLLKQFEDIVKQHKSDLRPDADHKNNNSALNTVLENNNKLYEKLIGILESSPGLGSKSQPQSQKSEPLSIPNQNTPGVKNSTTPPVSRSEGEIGVSTAQPLKNAAAQDVILQCYLCCDKLHNQYKDPKEGSVISSSNHNIPSKVQSTKERRKCERCSTIASETSLDQNITPGPLSNNNKQRNNYAFDLMGEYKWTL; this is translated from the exons ATGGAAGGAATCAATGCTTCAAAGGTCAATACCAATTACTACAAGTTTGGCCACATAACGGGGGTCAAATATGCCCTGTACCAATTGAATACAAATAATGATCAGGCGCTATTGGAGCTTGAGCTAGCCATCAGATACAAATATCCATCAATTTTAATTACTTACTACAATAAGGGTCTTTATTACTTTCAATTCGAACACAACTCCAATTCCATTGATTTGTCCAAAGAGTATCCCGAACTAGTCCTCAAGACAACCAAATCAATCTCTGTGGAATTGCTTTGTGCATCTCCGAAACCCAGTCAGAATCAAACCCAGTCAACTCCTTCCAATAACCAATGCAATGACTCGGCAAGCCTGGAAAATGGGATGGCTTCTGCACAACTGATATCTGAACACTCTCCATACATCAGTGTAAGTCTTTTAAAGtccatcaaaaagttgattctATATAGGCTTTCACAAGAGGGCTCGGCAAGAATATTTGGTAATTCTGCTGTCATTAGTATTGATGAGGTGACCAACCATGTGATATTCATTGAACCAATGATTTCTACGAATGGGGACTTGCTCCTTTGTGTGATCCAAAAGTCTGCTTTACAACTTTATGACTCTTCAGTACTTTCCATTGATGCACCAGAAGATGAGCTCTCGCCCAACTTTATCATATACCTTACTCCTTCTGGTATAAGATGTCATTTGTTCGATAACTTTAAGGTGCTTAACAGCTTCACATACACTCCTCCAAAGAACCACGAGAATGTGTTAAGCTTACTCAAGTTGGCCACAGGAATAGACTTATCCATTGAACCAAACCTTTTATGGGTCAAATTGATTCCTAATTTACAGCACTTGAACAACCAGACATCAAAAATAGCCAAGTTCATACACACAGTTGACAATAAGAAATATATCATGTGGCCTTGGAAGCTTTGTTTGTTGCAATTTGGTAGATACGAACGTTCCATTGATTTCGAATCTGATTCGTTAGCCAATGCTGAATACTCTAATCAGGAGATCAAATATTCAGATCCTCTTGGGTTAATTTCTGAGTTCATGGACTTCAGTATAGCAACTAAGCAGCAGATGCAAcagaatcatcaacatttACAAAACACAGGAACTATTCACAATATCTCGACCTTTAATGCACCTAGCGTAATGTCAACCGGCATGAGTTCTGCTGAACATAAGAACGATCTACAGATGGAGAACAATGAAATCCAGATGATTCCTGATCTTTTCGAAGGAATTCCACATCCAGTaggtgttgatttctttgatgaaaaaatGATGGGCAATATCACAGAGCTAGATGATGACCGTGATATTGGAATGGAAGATACAAGCATGATCAGTGAAGACAAAAATGGCCTTCCTGATGAAGGAAATGATGAAATGGATGACTTATTTGGAGGGTATAGTGGTAGTGAGGATACAGATGGTAAAGACGAAACCAAGCAAGAATCAGATGATAATAATTTGGGGTTGATAGAAAATGAGTCCAAAAAAGATAACGTCGAAGACATACTTAAATCAAGTATTGACGATCTCCTGTTTTCTGGAGAAGATGACCTTTTCAACGGTAGACTGTCGAAACTACTGTTTTCTAATGAGTCTACAACATTCGATATTCCCAAAGATCAAATGGCTATTTCCTTAAAAGATAGTACTCCATACGATGACCCAGGTGCTCCACTCCCTATAATGCCCACCCCAATGATACCCCCACCTTTCGATAAATCTAAGGTGAATCCGGTCAGTGCTGGTATTGATTCGGATGTAGCCATCAGTCAATCAGCCTTCTCACCTATATTGTTCAATCCATTGATTAAGAGTAATGTGGACGATAAGTACGGCAAAGGTGGAAAGTTCTACTACAATCAGAATTCGGAAACCCCAATCAAAAAGCTTAGAGCGACGAGTGTCATCGGATTAGACCTCCGAAGCAGCGGAACATTCGAGTCACCAGACAGAAAGGGCTTAGGAATCGAATACCTCCCCGAGAGCAAAGTCTTCTTCGATAgcgaagaagatgaaaagatacaggaaggtgaagaagatgttcCCCAAGGTGGAACTATTGCACATTCAAGAAGaggagaagttgaaggtaatgatgacgaggaagaaAGTGTAGACGGAGGACCAGGTGagggtgatgatgatgacatcgatgacgatgacgatgacgatgacgaggaagaagagagtGACGAAGATGCCGATATCAACCTTGGAAAGGATTCACCTTTGAGATTAAATATGCAATCAGAGCCTTTacaatttcaaaatccAACTGGGGTACCTTCTGTGAGAGAACCACCAGGAACAGTTAAAACTCTGCATTTGCTTAACACAAATACTTTTAATTCAGGAGGgttttcttctcctttATCGACCACTTTGTTCACCCAATCAACCAAGCTAAATGCTCTCCCGAAGTTTGATTCTCCATTTGCAATACATGATTCACCTTTGGatgagaagaacaagtATAACTCACCTTTGACTATGGATAATGATGAGTTTAAAAGACAGACCCCAATATCAATGCCCTCTACAAGTGTTCCGACTATGAATCCAACGGCGGATGGATCTTCCAGTAACGAGTCTACCGCTAATTCGATATCAGAATCATCTAATTGTCTCCCATTGATTCTCAGGGGAGTTAATATTGCTACAATTCCAGATGAATTCCTTCTCAACAACATAATGGGAGCCATAAAGATGTCAGCAACGGCATCAGATTTTAACATGgatgttgatcaagatgaagaagatacAGAAGtaagcaagaagaatgaGATGGTTATAAAGGTGGACTATCTCaatgagttcttgaactgGTTAGGCCCAAATTTAATATTTGATCTTGGCTTGAATAACATCAGAAAGAATTTGACATCTAATATCCCTCAACCTTTCAAAGATTACCAACCAAAGGATAACTCAAGACTCATTGAATGTGAATTAATTCCAGAAAAATTTGagaaggttttgatggACGCATTCCCATTTACATATAAGATTAAGTTGGAAGAACTTCTCAGTGATATCCTGGAACTTAAGGACAAGGAAGAATATTCTATGGACAATCAATTAAGCTTTTTGGATGATATAACGAATGATGAAATTTTAAATCCTAAATCCAAATTGAGAAAGTTGGGGACGATCGAATGGGATTCTATTTATCTAGATAACCCAAGGAATGATGAAGGGTTCAAGGAATATGCTCAAGTGATGAAGGAAATCAGTGAAATGTCATTGTTGGACGTTAGTGAGTCCATCAAGACTTTAAATGAGAATAAGATCAGGGTACTCAAAAATAAATCGGACATCATCAATTTGAATTCCATATCCATAAGGTTTTGGAAATATTTGAATTTTGATCCAATATTTGGACCCAAGAATTTCCAAATTTTGATGATCTCTGAAACATTGAATGATAATCTGAATAATACTTACAATCAAGATTTTATCGATTCGTTGATTTACAACTATAACGATTGCAACTTTGGTAATATATCTAAGGTTTCACTTCAGACCATAGAGGCAAGACCAGACCTTGAAAGTATCAATAACGGGCTactttcaatcaacaaaaatgATGATAATTATAATCACATTTACAGACAGATGAACAAGAAGCTAAACTCTCTTGCTGAATtgattcaacttgatcttaTAAACAAGACCAACCGGTTTGAGTTCGACAGACCGTTACTATTGATGTTCAtaaacttcaacaagaactttaATTCCTTGGTAGAGATATCTAAGATCTGTCGGAACTTCAAAacatttttgaagagaCACCAGTTACCATtagttcaagttttcagTAAGATTATCCCAAGCGAACACATTATTAGAGAAATAAATGGACAGAGAGTCTTGAAACACACATCCAATTACATGTTGACAAAGTTAGCAATGAATTTGTACAACCAGTGTCCTAATCCAATCAAAACCATAGGACCTAACAATATTGTCGACACTAGTTTGAATTTATTTACAAACATTGTTAAGGAACCAGTTTCAAAGCTCAATTTtaagttcttcaataataatGCTTCAAACAAGGATACAAGTTCAGATGATGATGCATTTTTGCATTTAGCATACGAGAGATCCATCGACAAAAACTGGGTTTCTGCTGCCTGGTCTGATCCATTGGGTATAGTTACATACACCAAATCATGGTGCAATTCTGCCAGCTTATTGAAGTCAACCAATAGCCAAGCAACCAGCAATTCGAATGGGCATGGTGATGTTGGGATCAATAGAAATGTCCATGACTTGTATTCCATTAGTGATCAAATATTGGAGATTTCCAACGAtttattcaagaaattgaatgATGAAATAATAAAGAGAACAAGTGGTTTAGGAGGACGGAAATTCTTGGTCTTGACAAGAGTTAATAGCATTATTCCTGATGATGAATTAGTTCATTGGAAAAGATTGAGCGTCAAATACAAGGATATTTCGTTGATAGTGTTGTCAGTTAATGGCACACCTAAGGCCTCGTTAACTGAGACTACCATCACATCGGATGGGATCAAGAATGGTGCCTCAAATCTAGATCAATCAGCAAACAATGATTTAGTGAGTATTgacattgaagatggtactAGAGATTTGATTACCGAAGAAGGGATGTCGAGACAGGGGATTAAAATGGACCCACAGGAGCTGGCCAacgactttttcaagaacttcaacaatatgTCGAGTTCCAATAATCCTTCTCCCAACAACTCGAATCTCATGATATCTCCCTCCAATAACTTCAGTTTTGGACTTAACAATGCCTCCAATTTCCTTTCCCCTGATGTACAAGGTGTGTTAGGTGGGCAAACTCAAAATGGAGACAGTTCGAAGATTGACCAGATATATAATGGTAGTTTTGATCTCAAGGATGTCACCTTACAGGATCCTTCGGATTCAATAGTTGGCATTGTTCCTATGACTTCAGTGCCATCATTGAATACCCCCACAAGGCCAGCAATGGGAGTGGGatatttgttgaaaaaggTTGATCCATTAAAACCTGATTACCTTATATTTGACATAAATCTTTTGAGCTGTTCAAACTattggaacttgaagtctttaATGAAAATTATCTTGAATCATTATAAGAAATTGATCACTTTGAACGATATCTTGTGTACAAGAAGTATTTTAGGTGCATTTGGAGACGAAGTGGAAAGAGAAAACTACATTAGTTCTGGTATTGTACCATGGCATATTACCGCA TTAAAGAAGCTGATGGCAGAAGAGAGTACTCAGGACTTACTATATATATATGGTTCTGGCAATGAGGGTCATACGGAGAtgttggatgaagaagatatctCTTTGTATTCGGATGATTCTATGTTCCGTACAGATTTTAGTCCCCTCAAAGCCTCGTCTCCAGTAAAACCCATAGATAAGAAAACAcccttgaagaagcagataTTCGTTCCCAAAGTTCCCGATGGAGGACTGCCATTTACCCCTGGTAACATCAGAAAGGCTGGTAGAGGTGTAGTTGGCTCATCTATAAGAGGGAGCCCTTTGAAGCAAGCTTTCAATAACCTCAGTGATACGTCAATACACCAAAACGTCCGGAACTTTATGAACAAAACGGTAGTCGAGCCTGACTCACCGTAtattgaagataatgaaGAGAAAACCGACCTTTTAATCAGAGAAACCCACAAACTAATCAATGATAtaccaaaatcaatgggGAATAAAGAGCTCGaagatcatcaaagtcttttgaCTGATTCGATCCATAGGTTAATAAAGAAATGCCAAAGCATTTCAATTGAAAATGAGTCGTTAAAGAATAACAATGACCAGATAATCATCACCCAATTGAACGCCAAAGTCAATGGGTTAACTAAGTCCAATGAAATGCACAAACAAGAGATAGCAAAACAGAGTGAGGAATTCATAAATATGTTGAATGAGAGCAACCAACTCAAGAGAGAGAACGAGTTGCTAAGGaccaaactcatcaaataTAAGAGCCTCTATGAAGGCAAACTGAGACTAAGGGAGAGGTCTAGTGATAAAGAAAATGTGAGATCAAATCCTCCTCTCATCTCAAAGAAAGTTTCCCCCAAGAATTTATCGGCTGGCAGCGATCGATTGGTTCATTTGTACAATGATATGGCTGAAATTCTTAATAAGGAGAAGCGGTCGAGACCCCCATTGAATGCATATCATGATGTTGGTAACATCGAGCTGGTATCAGCTGTCAATGATGGTAAAGAAGAAAGGGATATTGATATGGCTAACATGGAGTCAAATCTCTTGAAAcagtttgaagatattgtGAAGCAACATAAATCTGATCTTCGGCCTGATGCTGAccacaagaacaacaacagcgCTTTAAACACTGTGCTCGAAAATAACAACAAGCTCTACGAGAAGTTAATTGGTATTTTGGAATCATCTCCAGGTTTGGGATCTAAAAGTCAGCCACAAAGCCAAAAATCAGAGCCTTTGCTGATACCGAATCAGAACACACCAGGTGTAAAAAACAGCACAACGCCACCCGTGTCTCGTAGCGAAGGTGAAATAGGTGTTTCCACTGCGCAACCGCTTAAAAATGCAGCAGCACAGGATGTAATTTTACAATGCTACTTGTGCTGCGATAAGCTTCACAATCAATACAAGGACCCCAAAGAAGGTTCTGTCatttcaagttccaatCATAACATTCCCAGCAAAGTGCAATCAACCAAAGAGAGGAGAAAATGTGAGAGATGTTCAACAATAGCGAGTGAGACGTCTTTAGACCAAAATATTACTCCGGGCCCTTTAAGTAATAACAACAAGCAAAGAAATAATTATGCCTTTGATTTGATGGGAGAATACAAATGGACCCTCTAG
- the DDI2 gene encoding cyanamide hydratase (EggNog:ENOG503P32G; COG:S): MSKYGFVKVPRSITDAIPDPKPPTKQHVVSLPDSRLSQSILKYAQDNLPIKVLRHSLRVFQYSVAIIKDQFSDWNLDIEVLFVTCLLHDIATTDKNMEATKMSFEFYGGFLSHGLVMEHTGNQDFSEAVAEAIIRHQDLGESGYITSLGLILQISTILDNVGLNTQYIHIDTVEAINEKYPRDGWLGCFAAAIDNENSKKPWGHTSALGVDKFRDDVLANSFSYQS, translated from the coding sequence ATGTCAAAGTACGGATTTGTTAAGGTTCCTAGATCCATCACCGATGCTATTCCCGACCCCAAACCTCCTACAAAGCAACATGTAGTGTCACTTCCAGATTCGAGATTGAGCCAGTCTATCTTAAAGTATGCTCAAGACAATTTACCCATCAAAGTCTTGCGTCACTCTTTGAGAGTGTTTCAATACAGCGTGGCAATCATTAAAGATCAGTTCTCCGACTGGAATCTTGATATTGAAGTGTTGTTCGTCACGTGCCTCCTTCATGACATCGCCACCACCGACAAGAATATGGAGGCAACTAAAATGTCATTTGAGTTCTACGGGGGATTTCTCTCTCATGGATTAGTAATGGAGCATACGGGTAACCAAGATTTTTCGGAGGCGGTGGCAGAGGCCATAATCCGCCACCAAGACTTGGGAGAGTCTGGATACATCACGTCTCTTGGTCTCATTCTTCAGATTTCTACTATTTTGGATAACGTGGGATTGAACACCCAATATATTCACATTGATACGGTGGAGGCCATCAATGAAAAGTATCCACGAGACGGATGGTTGGGGTGTTTTGCAGCCGCTATCGATAACGAGAACTCCAAGAAGCCATGGGGTCATACCAGCGCGTTGGGTGTTGACAAGTTTAGAGATGATGTGTTGGCCAATTCGTTTAGCTACCAGAGTTAG
- the DYN2 gene encoding Dynein light chain (EggNog:ENOG503P45B; COG:Z), with amino-acid sequence MSEKQTPVLRVADLPDEIQTKVFELASEATDNYKVEKEIAAYMKKEMDQLYGPSWHVIVGESFGSYVTHDQGCFTYFYLGELAFLVFKSG; translated from the exons ATGTCTGAAAAGCAAACAC CCGTTTTGAGGGTCGCCGACTTGCCCGATGAGATCCAGACTAAAGTGTTTGAACTTGCGCTGGAGGCAACTGATAACTACAAGGTTGAAAAGGAGATTGCTGCGTACatgaagaaagaaatgGACCAATTATATGGACCCAGCTGGCATGTTATTGTGGGTGAAAGTTTTGGCTCGTATGTGACCCATGACCAGGGGTGTTTTACATACTTTTACCTTGGAGAATTGGCATTTTTGGTATTCAAAAGTGGATAA
- the APT1 gene encoding adenine phosphoribosyltransferase (BUSCO:EOG09264SSI; COG:F; EggNog:ENOG503NUHG) encodes MSQINEIAKELKGNLKQFPNFPSEGILFEDFLPIFSKPELFQKLVDAFKLHVGDKKVDYIVGLESRGFLFGPTLALALNAGFIPVRKPGKLPGPTFQAEFQKEYGSDKFEIQQGVIPEGAKVIIVDDILATGGSASAAGELVKLSKAEVIEYLFVMELDFLKGRDKLGKPVFTLLSGQAEKLSS; translated from the coding sequence ATGTCCCAAATCAACGAGATTGCCAAAGAATTAAAAGGAAACTTAAAACAATTCCCTAACTTCCCTTCTGAAGGGATCCTTTTCGAAGATTTCTTGCCTATCTTCAGCAAACCCGAATTATTCCAAAAGTTGGTCGACGCCTTCAAGTTGCATGTTGGCGACAAAAAGGTCGACTACATTGTTGGATTAGAAAGTAGAGGCTTTTTATTCGGCCCAACCTTAGCCTTGGCTTTGAATGCTGGTTTCATCCCCGTGAGGAAGCCTGGTAAGTTGCCTGGACCAACCTTTCAAGCTGAGTTTCAAAAAGAATATGGTAGTGACAAATTCGAGATTCAACAAGGGGTCATTCCTGAGGGAGCTAAGGTAATCATCGTGGATGATATTTTGGCCACCGGAGGAAGTGCTAGTGCTGCTGGagaattggtcaaattaTCAAAGGCTGAAGTGATTGAATATTTGTTTGTAATGGAATTAGACTTTTTGAAAGGTAGAGATAAATTAGGTAAACCAGTCTTTACTTTATTAAGCGGACAAGCTGAAAAGTTGTCCTCATAG